One Gossypium arboreum isolate Shixiya-1 chromosome 13, ASM2569848v2, whole genome shotgun sequence genomic window, AAAAAAATTAGGAATATAAAGACAAAAAGCACAGAAGAGAAAGCTAAAAAGGGAGGctcaattttttataaaaattccatATTCAACTCAAAGTGTAATGAGCAACGACAAATCATCACACGACAAAATCTTCCTTCACGCATTGCTTGTCGACAAAACGTTACAATGACCAAACCCAAACCCTCCCCTTTCCCTTTTATTCTTTCTTCTCAATAACAATGAACACCTTTTAATTCATCCTCtggaaaaaaaaaacccattttTTTGCCTAAAAAAACCCAGAAATTAAGACATCTTTTTCGAGTATTGGCCAAGTTTTTTACGTGATTTGATTTgggtttttgatcatctacaaaacgcagtaaggatttagctcaACTCTTcttctatatatattttttgaatttatgaGGTTTTTGTTACTTTTTTTTTCAACTCTTTATCTAAAAAAAACCCAGAAAATTAAGCCTTTTTTTTCAAGTACTGGCTAAGTTTTTTATGTGATTTGATTTGGGTTTTTGATAATCTACAAAACCCAGAAATGATTCCGCTCAACTCTTCTTCCATTTTTTtggggaattttttttttaatttgtgagGTTTTTGTTACTTTTTGTGAACCTTTTTTTTAGACAAACCACTGTTTTTcatctcattttttttttctggtTGGATTTTTTGTTCTATTCAAATTCTCAGTTTTTTTAATTTCCGCCCTTTTTGGGACattaatttcatgaaattttgaatatatataagcTTGGAGCTGTGTATTTTAATGGTGTCAATGTCCCAAAACGAATCCTCATCGTtaaaatcatcatcatcatcactgCAAGTTTTTTCTATGATGTCATTGTCACCTAGCTTAGGATCATCATATCCATGGCTTAAAGAGCTTAAATCAGAAGAAAGGGGTTTATATTTGATCCATTTGTTACTCACTTGTGCTAATCATGTAGCCACCGGTAGTCTCGAAAACGCGAACATTGCGCTCGAGCAAATATCGGAACTCGCTTCACCGGACGGCGATACGATGCAGCGTATTGCCGCTTATTTCTCCGAAGCACTCGCGGACCGGATCCTCAAAACGTGGCCCGGTCTGCATAAGGCTATCAATTCGACTAGGGTTGTTGATTTGGTATCGGAACAAGCGTTGGTTCGGAGGTTGTTTTTCGAGGTGTTTCCGTTTTTGAAAGCGGCATTCTTGCTTGTTAACCAAGCTATAATCGAAGCGATGGAAGGGGAAAAGGTGGTACATGTGATTGATCTCAATGCGGCGGAGCCTATGCAATGGATTGCACTCATTCGAGGTTTGAGTGCAAGACCAGAAGGTCCGCCGCATTTGAGGATTACGGGGATACATGTGCGAAAAGAAGTGCTGGATCAAATGGGGCATAGATTGTCGGAAGAAGCCGAGAAGTTAGATATACCGTTTCAATTTAATCCGGTTGTTGGCGACTTAGAGGATCTCGATGTTGAAAGACTGCATGTTAAAACTGGGGAAGCGGTAGCTATTAGCTCGGTTCTCCGGTTGCATTCGCTTTTGGCTTATGATGACGAACCCCTTCGGAAGAAACTTCCGTTAGCATTGAAGAACTCAAATGGAATCCACTTACAAAGAGCCTTACAAATGAGTCAAAACACCTTAGGAGAGTTACTCGAGAAAGATAAGGTTAACGGATGCAGCCCTAGCCCGGACTCGGCTTCTTCGTCGCCCTTATCTTCACCCGTTTCACCGAAGGTCGATACCTTTCTTACCGCACTACGTGGTTTGTTGCCTAAACTCGTGGTCATAACCGAGCAAGACTCTAATCACAACGGATCCACACTAATGGAAAGGCTATTAGAGTCCCTCCATTCGTACGCGGCATTGTTCGATTGCTTGGAATCCACGGTCTCAAGGGCATCCCCCGAGAGACTTAAACTCGAAAAGATGCTCTTTGGGAACGAAATCAAGAACATAATATCTTGCGAAGGAGCCGAGAGGAAAGAGAGACATGAAAAGCTAGAGAAGTGGATACAAAGGCTCGATTCAGCCGGGTTCTGTAACGTCCCATTGAGTTACTACGGGATGTTGCAAGCGAAGACATTGTTGCAAGGTTATAACTGCGACGGGTACAAGATGAAAGACGAGAACGGCTGTGTCATGGTTTGTTGGCAAGATCGACCGATGTTTTCAGTATCGGCTTGGAGGTGTCGGAACAGTTTATGAAATGAAAATCACAATGATTTTATGAAGTTATATATACTCATATTCATCGTGTTAGGTGAAAAATTTACCCTTGGtaactttttttttactttttcatcTCATTGGTTAAATTTTTTTGCTGTTGAGTGCAATGTACAGTTTTCCTTTTAACTTTCAGTTTATGAAATGAAATCACattgattttaattttgacaGAGTTATACATGGTCAATGATCATTGTGTTAGGTGAAAAATTTACCCTTGGtaactttttattttactttttcatCTCAATATTGATATTTACCCTGTATTGGTTAAAAATTTTAACTGTTGAGTGCAATGTacagttaatttttttttcaatggaACAGTTTAATTTTTGTACACTCGAAATTAGTGGAAATGAGtaaaattgagtttttttttacgtaaataatataaaaataattaattacgaaGAATGTATGAGAAATAGATTAATTACGGTGTTCCGCCTGTGCCGCTTGATATATTGGCAGCACCAAATTGAAATGTGATAGACTTAAAATATTTAGGGACTGAATatgtaaaattttcatttagattAAGGGTGTTGTGTAATAGTACGGCGAGGTGAATTGCTTCATAAACCCTccctatttattattttattttattccccttcaacataaaaaatagagaggccaattttattatcaaattcaTTTACAGACACaagtataaaattataattataaaagctttagaaaatttttattatgtataaattataattattagttaaatttatagTTTCTAGATATAATATGAGCAAAACAAAACTACTATAAATATCATTAACTGTTATGTTAgacaaaatttaaacaaaaaattatttttctaaaataaataatatttattttcagTTGAAatcattttttatataaaatacttTTGGACTAATTGGTAATAGgggaataaaaaataataataaacaacaaGGGTTTACAAAGCAACCGCAACACCCTTCAAGCCAACCAACCAAAATGAGAAAGTTACATATCAGATCTCTGAATATTTTAGGTCATCATATTTCAGTCTAGTATTGCTAATATCAAAAGACCGATTTAAACAATGTAACAAATAcctattttcgtaattaatctgtTTCCCATACCATTTTtgtgattaattattttttatatcatTTAGGTGAAAAaccttaaaattgatataaataagatgtatatatatatatatatatatatatatatatttatatttataattgaatttaaatatttattatttaaactaAATTTGTGCCTCGTCGAGAAgcttcaaaaaaaattaaaacctagGTCCATTTTGGACtgctttaaatattaataaactaataaaatatgttttaatcAGACAAGGTAAAATTGCATGGTAGGTCCTCTAcggattaaattatttttttactattaaatGTATCGATTAGTTCTTTAACTACTAAAAAGAATCATGTCAAATTTTAATCGATAGTTAGCATTCATCGTTTAAGAAATGACAtgacaattattttatttattttagtttaattctaaacaaaaattttatttactgtaccataaaattattgaaaatattaattacattaaacaataaatgatatttttaaatagtaaatGTTAACTTTGttaaaatttgatgttatttgtttctttttattaaaattgAGGAAATTAGTTTCTATATATCGGATCAAAgagcaaaatgatcatttttattaaaaattccatctatttctATTGGTAAAAACTGGCGTACTTGATGGAATAACCAAATAGTTACAACTAGCCTACACGTGTACCTCATGCTGATCTATAAAgaccaatttttaatagtaaaaatggataAAATATTTAACAGAAATATTAATTTGCTCTTTAATATAACATCATAGACTAATTTGCACGTTTTTCGAGTAAATGAGACAAAATACAATCAGACTTTTAGTACAAAAGTCTTCATGATACTTTTATCGCCATCAGTGTTCATTAGAATTTTTCACGGGCTGAACCGAGCTTATATATAATATCAATTCACTTTATGTTAGTCCAGTCTGACCCAACCTAAAATATCAACATAATTTTTTCAAATTCActcatattattataatatatattactttaatttaatatttttatttttattttattttattaaaattttagaattttacatTGTAACCAAAGCATCTATAATTAAACCAACATATTCGGCAAGTATTCTTTTCATTGGAAGCTGTTAACAATAAAATTCAAAGTATATTGCAtcaaatttcataattaaatttgATTGGTATAGCATATTTCTGGTCGGCTCATAAAATTTTGTGCTTAAGAAGTCCCTCTATTATAGAAATCTAATTAAATTagttcttttattattaaatagattaatttaatcctaatattatttttaaaaaaattaaaaagattaaattgaaatagagttattatttactatttaatagagttaatatttttaaagcttTTATGGTTctgtaaattaaatttttatttagatttgaattgcaattgaaaaataaataaatttcaagaCAATTTTTGTACACCAAATGTTACCTTTATTATAATTTGGgcttatttaattctttttaataatataaagactaatctatttaataataaataggcTAATTTAAATCAATTCCTATAATATAGGGACTTCCAAATTACCTTAATCTAGTGCCGGAAACAGGGGGCTAGCAGGGTCTCAGCtcccctaaaatagaaaaattttcatttaaaccctttataatttataaaagtttaaattaataatagtaaaattgcactttggcttctcaaaataataaaaatttgatttaatcatttgaaaagtataaagatatagactattaaaatgatgaaattacattttactatcgtaaaaatatacaatttaatttcatcccatattttttttcttataaTCGAGATTAAAATCTTTGTTGTCTTTGAAATTACAAACTTAAGTTTCGGCTCCATTATGTTTTGTTATGTATATTACGCAGTCCATGCGATAATTCCaagcattattattttatcactaTGGAATTTTTTGGGGTATATCCTTAAGATTTTTCCAACTTTGATTTTCCTTGTTAATTtccaaatatatttttatatttattgtatatatatataattatcataGCACATTTCAAAATAGCAGATCGCCTACCTCACATCTAAGAGTTGCAGAGCTTGGTCAAGACCTTCAATGGCGTTTCGTTTCATTGTCATCTTAGCTTTACTCAATGTATGCCTTTTAACATCTTTTGCTTTATATTCTTTATCATTTTTTTCGTATTAGATCTTTTGGTAACCATTTAGGGGTGACGTCCGGAGATTGTTTTAGGAGAACaaaggaaaatattttttttgaggGTTAAActgcaattttattattatattaacttgTGATTCCTTACAAACTAAAgggattatataaaaaaatttccacTTTTCCCTCTGCCCCTGTATCCATTGAGTCGAGTTAAACCCTTAAACAATGAGTAAAACTCTTCCAATGCCATTTCTTTTTCATTCACAAGAATCTAACTCGAAACATTACTTAATGTACATTGAGCTTCTTATTCGATCATGCATTGGTTTGTCTTATGGTATCTTTTGAAGATAGGGAAAAAAATTATtgcaaaatttgagatttaaatcTCGAACTTTTAAATATTAAACTAGAAACTCAAAACCACGAGTGAATCTAGAGGAGCTGGCAAGAGCCTTggccctttaaaatttttataattttaaattagtaaaggtaaaactGTTCTTTAccctctaaaatgataaaattttgatttaatcctttaaaaaattaaatttttactatttttactattgtaaaagttacaatttaatttcgcctcctctaaaaatattttttggtttCGCTCCTACCTGAAACTTTATTTTTAGGAGCATTGAGCTCCTTACTACTCGACTAAACATGCTTGGTTTACCCAAGGGTgattttaggaaaaaaaaattaagaggatttagaattaaattataaatttttgagatgtcaaaatataattttatcatatatcagtttataatttgatcatttttaaaaatgactaaacaaaatttttccatttaggggaagccaaagtgtaattttctcacatataaacatataatttaattaattttaagaaTGTTGAAATACAATTTTCCATTGTTAGGGAGGGGCTTGCCCCACCCTCCCCTTTGTATTCACCTCGGGTTTTACCTTAACATCTTCTGAAGATAAGTAAAAAGTGTAGCAAATATTGAGACTCGAATCTCAGACTTATAAACATCATCTTTTAAGAGTGACTAAACGAATCAATTCAACactcttttacttttttttttggaaataaaAAGTAGAGATTACAAATATTCTATTCTTATATCTATTTTTGtctcttaatttaattttatatctattTTTGCAATTTTGGCATAGTTTGCATTTGGAGGAAGCAAAGCAACATTGACCAAAGAGGAGCTTCATTGGATATCAGTGTTTCCACACACTAAAATGCCCAAATCTTTGCAAGCTGTTCTTCCAATTCCtggtttatttattttcattattaacctttttttttatttcatttttacccctcaaattttttattttttttcttctttgcttCAATCATAGACAAGCACAGTATAAAAGAGTAATTTATTAAATAtccgattttttttttatttacaagGTTTATAAtctagtaaaaaaattaaatgtcTAAATTTGACTCAACTTTCAGGATTGTTTTTACAAGGGCTAAACCCTTCAAGCTGGTCATATAAAAGTTTGATCTTTTCAAAAGTGTTCAAATAAAGGCTTTTCAACTGCcgaatatcatattcaaattatatttttattattttctcttcTATAATACTTGATTCAACTACATGTATTTTATTGGTCTAATTTTTACTACAGAGTTGAAGTGcgtgaaaaatatttatttgagtacttttgtaaatattaaaccTTTCTATGATCATTTGAGCATGTAGTCCTCGTAAAATGTGTTAAACATTGTCGAATGCTattaagttaatttttttaaaaataaacaaataagacaCATTGTATTTTTTTCATCCCATAAGTCACATACATGTATAGATACACTAATATAGTGAAAGGTTGCAGATTTGAATCTTAAACTTATTAAAAATCgattttaagggaaaaattgcatgaactaattaaactaaaattcagggcttttttaatattaattttattataaattcttATTATATCTATCttttttatataatgtttatAACTACTCATATCTCCTCCCAACATTTAAATAGGAGATAATGTACTCTAGCATACTCAAATTTACGTCCTAGTGCACTGATAACAATATTAACACCAATCGAACTAAGACTCAATCGGCAACATTCGAATTTTTTAATTTCCCCATATAAAGGAATTGATTATTTAACAATTTATAAATGAATACTATAGGTGAAAGCATATCATTCAAAGGTGATGCTGATCCTGATAATAAAGGGGTAAATGATCCCGAGTTTGGTGCTTATTCCTATGGAGATGATTCAGAAAACATTCCAGGTGTGTATCTGCAAACATTCTAAaatttagtccctctattatatttaaatttaaaatttagtccatatactctaatttaatataatttaatcttatttttataatataattagttaatttaaatagttaatatcATTAATCTATCTTATCAAAACACTAGCATGaatttttttgcttaattaaaAGTACTCTTTCCAACACACACGTGGGCGTAGCTAGGGGCAAGCAAGGGTCATAATTAAATGGAATAATAACAATTTCAGTCCCTTCCAATTACAAAATATTCAATTTAAGTCTTTTAAGCAAAATTTTTATCTTTGGcccccacaaaattttaatattttatttcgaCCCCTGATTGAACTTTTGGCTTCACCCATGCACACAATGGTGCAAAATTATATCAGCATGATGAGTTATAGGGGTGAAGTCAGAAAACTTTCTTGTGGGAccaaaaataaagaataattttttttgaGGGGAAATGTGAATTTACCTTTGTACTAACTTATAATATTACAGAATTCAAAGGGGTCATATAGCAAATTTCCCCTTATTGCCACCGTGTTTTTAGTAAAAAATCCATGTTagtattttaatagaaataattatCGGTGATAAAAAGACCGAAATATGCGAAATTAAAATATAGATACTAAACTGAAAATTTGAGCACAGTTCAGGAACCAAAACCCTAAATTGAcctttgattttcatgcaaagtAATAATTTTTGTAAACTTAATGCAGTAAATAGGAAAGCTTTGGGTGGAAAGAGTATCAATGATTATACAGCTACAAAGGAAACCATTTATTTCTTTGAAGACGCTCTTCTTCCCGGTACGAAGGTGTACTTACAGAGACTCTTACAAGAAAGCGACACGACGAAATTCCTGCCTCGGCAAATAGCAGAATCGACCCCGTTGAGGAACGATGAATTATCAGAAATCTTGAAAAAATTCTCGTTGAAACCCGAATCGAAGGGCGCGACTTACGTGAAGAACACGGTAAAGAACTGCGAGAGACCCGAGATGAGAGGTGAAACCAAGTACTGCGCCGCATCGTTAGAGACCTTCGTCGATTCGGGAGTCTCgatcctcgggaaaaacatcaaGTTGTTATCGAACGAGATCGGGGATGAGACGAAGAACCCGTCGTTTAAGATCGGTAATGGAGTTCGAACCGTGGGAGGAAACGAGGTCGTTTGCCACAAGATGACGTACCCGCACGCGGTGTATTTGTGTCATTCGATTGTGGGAACCGAGGTGTATAAGGTTCCACTGGTGAGCGACGATGGAACGAAGGCTAAAGCTATGGCGGTTTGTCATAAAGATACATCGGCTTGGAGCCCTAACCATATAGCCTTTAAGATTCTCAAAGTTAAGCCTGGAACTGTCCCGATTTGCCATTTCCTTGGCCGAGATACCCTCGTCTGGGTTTCCAACTGAGTTTTTGGAAATAATAGCAGTAGTAAGATGGTCTTTTAACAGGATTGTAATGAAATAAAGGTAAACCTCTGAACCCTGTGTGTTACCTTATGTCAGAGCGTTAGCCAACTCACGTGTATTAAGTCGCGCTAGTCgagttattattaaaattttattttcttcttgtaattcataaaaaaaaaaagttaaacctATAATAATTGAGTCTTGATATGAATAAAACTAAAACGGTTTCGATACTAATGTTGGTAgttttatattattgaaatgtctAATTTAGCTCTCAAAGTGtacattttttgtcaatttgactTTTTTTTAAGCTAAATTTGACTATTAATCTTTTAAAAGAATCAAATTATTTTCTATGATTGGAAATGTTGACTAAAACATTaatatatcaatgatatgagcattACAACCCACATAACAATTCATATGTACTTCATGATGGTATgataatatttatcatatatgCAACGCTTATAGataatttaaaagttataaaatatttaaaaattcaaaatttaaaaagtatataaattttttaaaaaataaagtacATGTAGATTTCCATTCGAGTagccatgtttaaaaatttaacgttttagttagcattttcatttaaaaaacaaaattttgactCTTTTTGATAGATTGATGGTCAAATATAACTCTTTTTAAAATGTTGAGggtcaaatttaattaaaaaagaatAAGAATTAAATTTACGAGAAGATGAAAACGTTAATAGCTAAATTGGATATTATGCCGTTTTATGTATATCATTACATGAAATCAAAGTACATTTATAATTTTGGAATTCATCCATTGCTTGAAATTACTTGAGAATTTATATACAAGACTTTGAGAATTGATATTGGGTCAATGAAATTTGCTTAAAACGTCATTAAAATTTGaccttgaaaaataaatttaattttttttgtgttGGCAAAACTCTCGGAAAAGTTATATATGACCTACTTTTCAAGCTCATTAATTCCAAGAAAGTTATATCTGATCCATCTATAAGTACCCATTCTCAGTGATGAAATAAGCAAATTTTTTAGGggctaaatttaaattatatattttttaagaattaaattaaatttttattattttggagggttaaagtacaattttactagATACTAACTTAAGATCATAAATGTTAAAAGGCTAAAAATAAGATTTCCCATTTTAGGGGTGTCGTGGCCTTGCCAGCCCCCTAGCACCACCCTTGCCCATCCAAAAAGACAGAAAGACAAACACAAAATACAAAAACTTTGCTCTAATATTGCCTCAAATGTCTCCAACCACAAAACCAAATAGCTCTTTGCACCTCAAGGAGTGTGAACCACCTTCGTTATAATGCCTTAGACCTTATGTAACCTTGTTGTTATAACAACTATTATAGCATTTTTAATTTCTATAtagtatttaattttatatatatgtaatttCAAATAGGATTaattgaattcaaatttaaatgaatttttatacAAACTTGACTCGTAAATGAATTTAGAAAATAAGTAATGCTTGTTGAATAAATAAGTACATAATCAATTTACGTAGTGAGATCTAAAGACTTTCATTGTAGTGTCTAAtgcaaaattaattttcaaactaTACCACTTTTTcgattaagtatttaaatttttttttggtaaaaatatatttaaactattaattttgtttcattttcttaaaaaattataGGCAAATTTAATACGTCcaaataaaaacattaaatttaattccttctcaaataatgaaattttaaattaatataataaaattatatttttattcttcaaaaatgattttttcttgtttaatccttttaaaattgatgaaattattaataaataaataataaaattatataacttctcaaaattttaaaatttaattcgatcCAATTAAAAAGAATATTTAAATTTCCTCTAATAGTTTTCAGTATCATTTAAAAGGAACTTTAAATACCTAATTGAGAAAAGAGTTATAGTTCGAGGACCAAATTTATAGCTAAGCCACTAACATTTATCAAATGGTTAATAAATCATTTGGTactttcaatatttaattttggTACCTAAATGTTTTTTTCCCATTTTGATACATAATTTTgcctttattatttaatttgatacttgaaccaaacatcatgtgacctaataagcatttaatactatgctcaagtaaaaaaaaaaccataactatttaattggaaaaaaaagtttaggtattaAAATGAATATCGAAGCCAAATACAGGTACTTAAATGGGATAATGAAATCCTCAagtatcaaattgaaaaaaatccAAATACCAAATCTAATCTAAGTTAAACTTAACtatcaaattgaacattaaaaacAAACTCAGATACCAAATAGTATACTAATCCATTACCGAATGCTGTATTTATATACGAGTCACCGCCGACCCCTAAGAAAAGAAAACAAGCAGACCAAGCTTTTACCTGAACAATGGAAGCAAAGGTAGGGAAATTCTTCGATTCAGTGACTAACTTCTTCTCCGGTTCAGATCAGCTCCCTTGGTGCGATGCTGATATCATTGCAGTAAGTTCTTTGATTTTTGCccttttctttatttcatttttgttggatttttctttattttttgtggTTTGTATTAATTTTCTATATTTCTAATGGTTTTTGTTTTACTTTTCGATATGTTTTGTGGGTTTTGTATTTATTTTTGGTCTTTCTTCTCAAAGAGCTTTGTTAAATTTTAGAGTAAATTCATATAAACAGAAGCAATTTTAGTGGAAATAAACCCTGTAAGTAGTCTTTGTTGTTTAATTTTTAGATCAATCTTAGTATGAGTtatcttgtttttctttttaattagtgGTTTACTGAAATTTCTGCATCATAAGGCAATTTCATGTACTGGTTTCTTTTATGGTTCACTGATTGATTATGTTGTATAAAGTGAATGCATTGTGCTCGCCTTTATCCGATCCGATCTCGTTCATTTGCGTTATCCGATCCTTGTAGATTTTTGGAGACAAGTATGTATTGTGAAAAAGAGGGAGAGACTGAAAATACTCTAGGGCAATTTGGATTGTAGATTCGGATATCCAATCCATTTTTTGCAGATTCGAATAATATTCGGTTTCGggttttaaaattattatctGCTGTGGATTTGAGTGATATGGATAGATACCGCCAATATCCATTATCTGACTTTGCATTGCTTATTCAGATAAGGATGCGGATTTGGGTATCCTACCCACTGCCATTCCTATCGTGGGCTGTAGTATTGTGAAATTGGAACCTCTTTTTGGCCTTAACTTTTGGTTGTAATCTTACTGGTTTTGTCTTGAAACCTTTGTATTATGTGGAATTGGAACCCCATTTTGGCCTTAACTTTTGTGTTATGTGGAATTGGAATTCGGAATGTTTGGTTGTTGCTTTGTCTGCTTTAAAAACTTGTTATATTTATTAGCAAAGAGAAATGTACCGATAAGGGTTGAACTGATGAAAAAGGTTTGTAATGGTTGGTTTTAAGGTACTTGAACTAACTCATGGTTGGGGATTTCGTTCTCGATTTGATGCATGTTTATTCATATTCACCACATCAAGTTGCTTTTATCTTTTCTACTGCATGATGGATGATTAGGTGGTAAGTTCGTCAATTTGGAGTTATGTTTAAAACCCCATTTTGTAGTTTGGTGACCCGACAGTAAATGCCCTGGCTTTGTATACACTGGTAAAGACTATATATATCGATttgatctttttaattttttgtctCGAAAATCATTCTCAGGGATGTGAAAAGGAGGCTGCTGGGGCTGATAATGGTTCTGATGAGTCAAAAAACGAATGTCTCACACGTTTTTCATGGGCTCTTGTTCACTCACGACGAACA contains:
- the LOC108452136 gene encoding scarecrow-like protein 3 — protein: MVSMSQNESSSLKSSSSSLQVFSMMSLSPSLGSSYPWLKELKSEERGLYLIHLLLTCANHVATGSLENANIALEQISELASPDGDTMQRIAAYFSEALADRILKTWPGLHKAINSTRVVDLVSEQALVRRLFFEVFPFLKAAFLLVNQAIIEAMEGEKVVHVIDLNAAEPMQWIALIRGLSARPEGPPHLRITGIHVRKEVLDQMGHRLSEEAEKLDIPFQFNPVVGDLEDLDVERLHVKTGEAVAISSVLRLHSLLAYDDEPLRKKLPLALKNSNGIHLQRALQMSQNTLGELLEKDKVNGCSPSPDSASSSPLSSPVSPKVDTFLTALRGLLPKLVVITEQDSNHNGSTLMERLLESLHSYAALFDCLESTVSRASPERLKLEKMLFGNEIKNIISCEGAERKERHEKLEKWIQRLDSAGFCNVPLSYYGMLQAKTLLQGYNCDGYKMKDENGCVMVCWQDRPMFSVSAWRCRNSL
- the LOC108451224 gene encoding BURP domain protein RD22-like; protein product: MNTIGESISFKGDADPDNKGVNDPEFGAYSYGDDSENIPVNRKALGGKSINDYTATKETIYFFEDALLPGTKVYLQRLLQESDTTKFLPRQIAESTPLRNDELSEILKKFSLKPESKGATYVKNTVKNCERPEMRGETKYCAASLETFVDSGVSILGKNIKLLSNEIGDETKNPSFKIGNGVRTVGGNEVVCHKMTYPHAVYLCHSIVGTEVYKVPLVSDDGTKAKAMAVCHKDTSAWSPNHIAFKILKVKPGTVPICHFLGRDTLVWVSN